A section of the Verrucomicrobium sp. GAS474 genome encodes:
- the dnaE gene encoding DNA polymerase III subunit alpha, translated as MSSSFVHLHVHSEFSLLDGACRIDDLAAKAKEFGMPALALTDHGNLFGAIGFYQACLKAGVKPIIGCEVYMAPGDRRERKANSARDASTHFMLLAKNEVGYHNLIRLVSSAHLEGQYYKPRIDKEILREHAEGLIGTSACLKNEIAQHLLQDQVEHAEKAILEYQSMFAPGDFYLEIHRHGIPGQEQVLRHLVALGKKLGVKLVAANDVHYLTKDDSAAHDALLCIGTGALLTDEKRMRYTVNEFYFKSPDEMAALFHDLPEALESTLEIAGKCNLKIELGKNKFPAYPLPEGQATAEGYLRELCIEGVKKRYTDPKTDTPERMKEIWERLDFELNVLAKTGFTAYFLIVWDFIDYAKRAGIPVGPGRGSAAGSLIAYALGITDLCPLRYALFFERFLNPERVSPPDIDVDFCYNRRPEVIEYVRQKYGERSVAQIITYGTLGAKMALRDVSRVMGLSYGDADKLAKMIPNELNIELSDALEKSPDLKNAYANDETAKQVLDTAMALEGLTRQVGVHAAGVVIADGDLTDNVPLTRDDSGGVVTQWSMEHLSEVGMLKMDFLGLKTLTVIDDCLKMVEKNLGKKIVPADIPLDDARTYDLISAAQNVGVFQLESKGMGGACASVKPKCIEDIIALVALYRPGPMENIPLFGDRKQGRVPLEYPHKLLEASLRETYGIIVYQEQVMQAANILAGYSLGQADLLRRAMGKKKFEEMEKQRALFVKGCAETNQIPAEEANTLFDTLEKFAGYGFNKAHAACYGVLAYHTAWLKANYPEEFLAALMSNELGKNEKIAEFVDEARKMGIPVLPPDINASFGPFTVEKIEGKKKRAIRYGLAGVKNVGSGAIEQIVAAREKSGPFTDLKTFCLCVDPHLLNKRLMESLVRVGAFDSFGKNRATTEASLDGALGAASSTAKEKASGQTSLLDMLDEAPALDAASAGRGVQDQPEYPSEDLLGYEKELLGFYFSGHPLDKHLPRLRPFQTTTVDKLAGIEEGTPVRVAGMITKFEVKISKKTGNNLPIVTFEDQTGKIEFMLMGGLYEKMEKPPAAKDLVVFTANVTFRGEDPSLRVQDYYSLDEAESKLLKGLTIDIDLDGWDLVKWDSLHQLILDHPGPARLYFRCTRGQNGSRRTTVLEPSDLFTVAPRLQFMDSLKSLLGGPNYEIVPSRDLPRARKPFVRKPEGG; from the coding sequence ATGTCCTCCTCCTTCGTCCATCTCCACGTCCATTCGGAGTTCTCGCTCCTCGACGGGGCGTGCCGGATCGACGACCTCGCGGCGAAGGCGAAGGAGTTCGGGATGCCCGCCCTGGCGCTGACCGACCACGGCAATCTCTTCGGCGCGATCGGCTTCTACCAGGCCTGCCTGAAGGCGGGGGTGAAGCCGATCATCGGCTGCGAAGTCTACATGGCCCCGGGCGACCGGCGGGAGCGGAAGGCGAACAGCGCCCGCGACGCCTCGACCCACTTCATGCTCCTCGCGAAGAACGAGGTCGGCTACCACAACCTCATCCGCCTCGTCTCCTCGGCCCACCTCGAGGGCCAGTATTACAAGCCCCGGATCGACAAGGAGATCCTCCGCGAGCACGCCGAGGGCCTCATCGGGACGAGCGCCTGCCTGAAGAACGAGATCGCCCAGCACCTCCTCCAGGACCAGGTCGAGCACGCGGAGAAGGCGATCCTCGAATACCAGTCGATGTTCGCCCCCGGCGACTTCTACCTCGAGATCCACCGCCACGGCATCCCCGGCCAGGAACAGGTGCTGAGGCACCTCGTCGCGCTCGGGAAGAAGCTCGGCGTGAAGCTCGTCGCCGCCAACGACGTCCACTACCTCACGAAGGACGACTCGGCCGCCCACGACGCCCTCCTCTGCATCGGCACCGGCGCCCTCCTCACCGACGAGAAGCGGATGCGCTACACGGTGAACGAGTTCTACTTCAAGTCCCCCGACGAGATGGCGGCGCTCTTCCACGACCTCCCCGAGGCCCTCGAATCGACGCTGGAGATCGCCGGGAAGTGCAACCTGAAGATCGAGCTGGGGAAGAACAAGTTCCCCGCCTACCCCCTCCCCGAGGGCCAGGCGACCGCCGAGGGCTATCTCCGCGAGCTCTGCATCGAGGGGGTGAAGAAGCGCTACACCGACCCGAAGACCGACACCCCGGAGCGGATGAAGGAGATCTGGGAGCGGCTCGACTTCGAGCTGAACGTCCTAGCGAAGACCGGCTTCACCGCCTACTTCCTCATCGTCTGGGACTTCATCGACTACGCGAAGCGGGCGGGCATCCCCGTCGGTCCCGGGCGCGGCAGCGCCGCCGGCTCCCTCATCGCCTACGCCCTCGGCATCACCGACCTCTGCCCCCTCCGCTACGCCCTCTTCTTCGAGCGGTTCCTCAACCCCGAACGGGTCTCGCCGCCCGACATCGACGTCGACTTCTGCTACAACCGCCGCCCCGAGGTCATCGAATACGTCCGGCAGAAGTACGGGGAACGCTCCGTCGCCCAGATCATCACCTACGGCACCCTCGGCGCGAAGATGGCGCTCCGCGACGTCTCCCGCGTCATGGGCCTCTCCTACGGGGACGCCGACAAGCTCGCGAAGATGATCCCGAACGAGCTCAACATCGAGCTCTCCGACGCTCTCGAGAAAAGCCCCGACCTGAAGAACGCCTACGCGAACGACGAGACGGCGAAGCAGGTCCTCGACACCGCGATGGCGCTGGAGGGCCTCACCCGGCAGGTCGGCGTCCACGCGGCGGGCGTCGTCATCGCCGACGGCGACCTCACCGACAACGTCCCCCTGACGCGGGACGACAGCGGCGGCGTCGTCACCCAGTGGTCGATGGAACACCTCTCCGAGGTCGGCATGCTGAAGATGGACTTCCTCGGCCTGAAGACCCTCACCGTCATCGACGACTGCCTGAAGATGGTCGAGAAGAACCTCGGGAAGAAGATCGTCCCCGCCGACATCCCCCTGGACGACGCCCGCACCTACGACCTCATCTCCGCCGCCCAGAACGTCGGCGTCTTCCAGCTCGAATCGAAGGGGATGGGCGGCGCCTGCGCCTCGGTGAAGCCGAAGTGCATCGAGGACATCATCGCGCTCGTCGCCCTCTACCGGCCCGGCCCGATGGAGAACATCCCCCTCTTCGGCGACCGCAAGCAGGGCCGCGTCCCGCTCGAGTACCCGCACAAGCTCCTCGAGGCGAGCCTCAGGGAAACCTACGGCATCATCGTCTACCAGGAGCAGGTGATGCAGGCGGCGAACATCCTCGCCGGCTACTCCCTCGGCCAGGCGGACCTCCTCCGCCGCGCGATGGGAAAAAAGAAGTTCGAGGAGATGGAGAAGCAGCGCGCCCTCTTCGTGAAGGGCTGCGCCGAGACCAACCAGATCCCCGCCGAGGAGGCGAACACCCTCTTCGACACGCTCGAGAAATTCGCCGGATACGGCTTCAACAAGGCCCACGCCGCCTGCTACGGCGTCCTCGCCTACCACACCGCGTGGTTGAAGGCGAACTACCCGGAGGAGTTCCTCGCCGCCCTCATGTCGAACGAGCTCGGCAAGAACGAGAAGATCGCCGAATTCGTCGACGAGGCCCGCAAGATGGGGATCCCCGTCCTCCCGCCCGACATCAACGCCAGCTTCGGCCCCTTCACCGTCGAGAAGATCGAGGGAAAGAAGAAGCGGGCGATCCGCTACGGCCTCGCGGGCGTGAAGAACGTCGGCTCCGGCGCGATCGAGCAGATCGTCGCCGCGCGGGAAAAGAGCGGCCCCTTCACCGACCTCAAGACCTTCTGCCTCTGCGTCGATCCCCACCTCCTCAACAAGCGCCTCATGGAGAGCCTCGTCCGCGTCGGCGCGTTCGACAGCTTCGGCAAGAACCGCGCCACCACCGAGGCCTCCCTCGACGGAGCCCTCGGCGCCGCCTCGAGCACCGCGAAGGAAAAGGCGAGCGGCCAGACCTCCCTCCTCGACATGCTCGACGAGGCCCCCGCCCTCGACGCCGCCTCGGCGGGGCGCGGCGTCCAGGACCAGCCCGAATATCCCTCCGAAGACCTCCTCGGCTACGAGAAGGAACTCCTCGGCTTCTACTTCTCCGGCCATCCCCTCGACAAGCACCTCCCCCGCCTCCGCCCCTTCCAGACCACCACCGTCGACAAGCTCGCCGGAATCGAGGAGGGGACCCCCGTCCGCGTCGCCGGGATGATCACGAAGTTCGAGGTCAAGATCAGCAAGAAGACCGGGAACAACCTCCCCATCGTCACCTTCGAGGACCAGACCGGGAAGATCGAGTTCATGCTCATGGGCGGCCTCTACGAGAAGATGGAGAAGCCCCCGGCGGCGAAAGACCTCGTCGTCTTCACCGCCAACGTCACCTTCCGCGGCGAGGACCCGAGCCTCCGTGTCCAGGACTACTACTCCCTCGACGAGGCCGAGAGCAAGCTGCTGAAGGGCCTCACCATCGACATCGACCTCGACGGCTGGGACCTCGTGAAATGGGACAGCCTCCACCAGCTCATCCTCGACCACCCCGGCCCCGCCCGCCTCTACTTCCGCTGCACCCGCGGCCAGAACGGCAGCCGCCGGACGACCGTCCTGGAGCCGAGCGACCTCTTCACCGTCGCCCCCCGCCTCCAGTTCATGGACTCGCTGAAAAGCCTCCTCGGCGGCCCGAACTACGAGATCGTGCCGAGCCGCGACCTCCCCCGCGCGCGAAAGCCCTTCGTGCGGAAGCCGGAGGGCGGGTAG
- a CDS encoding TonB-dependent receptor, protein MARDILTTHEKALQVNLDPRKYGTFAEIGAGQEVARWFFRVGAAAGTIAKSMSAYDMTFSDAIYGPCQRYVSQERLEQMLHHEFDLLVERLNEKRGAETTFFTFSDTVRARGFKGGDECHGWLGIRYQLSPRSAPNELILHVRMLDKENLQQQEALGILGVNMVYGAFQYSRGPYALVESLLDGLSSERIEIDMLKVKGPDFAGLDNRLLSLHLVKLGLSQAAIFGPDGHALQPSEILYKKAIILERGNFRPITKVNLDMLEKAHNQFSSDPVNKDKKVIEIVEITMNNLLNQGQVDPNDFLERVDILAGLGKTVMISNYAEFYKLSAFLNRYTKEMIGIVLGIPLLRELFNEEYYAELSGGTLEAFGRLFRNLLRLYVYPGVGRSGEIVGIENIVLPETVRDLYRHLLNNGYMEEVRTDRIPDMLFSSHEVARKIREGDVTWEDHVTPQVAAMIKENAYFGWRLPGAAPQFSEGILGANGIPMVPEGTKNCP, encoded by the coding sequence ATGGCCCGAGACATCCTCACGACCCACGAAAAAGCGCTTCAGGTTAACCTCGATCCCAGGAAATACGGCACCTTCGCCGAGATCGGCGCGGGTCAGGAAGTGGCGCGGTGGTTCTTCCGCGTCGGCGCGGCGGCGGGAACCATCGCGAAGAGCATGTCGGCCTACGACATGACCTTCAGCGACGCCATCTACGGCCCCTGCCAGCGTTACGTCAGCCAGGAGCGGCTGGAGCAGATGCTCCACCACGAGTTCGACCTCCTCGTCGAGCGCCTGAACGAGAAGCGCGGCGCCGAGACGACCTTCTTCACCTTCTCCGACACCGTCCGCGCCCGGGGCTTCAAGGGCGGCGACGAGTGCCACGGCTGGCTCGGCATCCGCTACCAGCTCTCCCCGCGCAGCGCGCCGAACGAGCTGATCCTCCACGTCCGGATGCTCGACAAGGAGAACCTCCAGCAGCAGGAGGCCCTCGGCATCCTCGGCGTGAACATGGTCTACGGCGCGTTCCAGTATTCGCGCGGGCCCTACGCCCTCGTCGAGTCGCTCCTCGACGGCCTCTCCTCGGAGCGGATCGAGATCGACATGCTGAAGGTGAAGGGACCCGACTTCGCCGGCCTCGACAACCGCCTCCTTTCCCTCCACCTCGTGAAGCTCGGCCTCTCCCAGGCCGCCATCTTCGGCCCGGACGGCCACGCCCTCCAGCCCTCGGAGATCCTCTACAAGAAGGCGATCATCCTGGAGCGCGGCAACTTCCGCCCGATCACGAAGGTCAACCTCGACATGCTCGAGAAGGCGCACAACCAGTTCAGCTCCGACCCGGTGAACAAGGACAAGAAGGTCATCGAGATCGTCGAGATTACGATGAACAACCTCCTCAACCAGGGCCAGGTCGACCCCAACGACTTCCTCGAGCGGGTCGACATCCTCGCCGGGCTCGGCAAGACGGTGATGATCTCGAACTACGCCGAGTTCTACAAGCTGAGCGCCTTCCTCAACCGCTACACGAAGGAGATGATCGGCATCGTCCTCGGCATCCCGCTGCTGCGGGAGCTCTTCAACGAGGAGTATTACGCCGAGCTCTCCGGCGGCACGCTGGAGGCCTTCGGGCGGCTCTTCCGCAACCTCCTCCGCCTCTACGTCTATCCCGGCGTCGGGCGGAGCGGGGAGATCGTCGGCATCGAGAACATCGTCCTCCCCGAGACCGTCCGCGACCTCTACCGTCACCTCCTGAACAACGGCTACATGGAGGAAGTCCGCACCGACCGCATCCCCGACATGCTCTTCTCCTCCCACGAGGTCGCCCGGAAGATCCGCGAGGGCGACGTCACGTGGGAGGACCACGTCACCCCGCAGGTCGCCGCGATGATCAAGGAGAACGCCTACTTCGGCTGGCGGCTCCCCGGCGCGGCCCCCCAGTTCAGCGAGGGAATCCTCGGCGCCAACGGGATTCCGATGGTGCCGGAGGGGACGAAGAATTGCCCGTAG
- a CDS encoding DUF3311 domain-containing protein, protein MKPLHLLLLIPCLAILWVSSYNLDAPRLLGFPFFYWSQLVWIPITSLAIYLYDRNAK, encoded by the coding sequence ATGAAACCGCTCCATCTCCTCCTCCTGATTCCCTGCCTGGCGATCCTCTGGGTTTCCTCCTACAACCTCGACGCGCCCCGGCTCCTCGGTTTCCCCTTCTTCTATTGGTCCCAGCTGGTCTGGATCCCGATCACCTCCCTGGCGATCTATCTCTACGACCGGAACGCGAAGTAA
- the pdxH gene encoding pyridoxamine 5'-phosphate oxidase, translated as MVNPMPNDSSPATLNDIAVSSLRRDYVLRGLAEDDLDANPFRQFARWFQDAIDAKIQEPNAMIVSTVSPEGQPRGRIMLLKEFNEQGFVFFTNYQSEKARHLTANPRAGLTFSWLDLERQITIEGRAEKISRPETTAYFESRPLGSRIGAWVSNQSEVIPSREAINNKLAEVKARFATGEVPVPDHWGGYRLAPVSIEFWQGRTNRLHDRLRYRRDSLGKPWKVERLAP; from the coding sequence ATGGTGAATCCGATGCCGAACGACTCCAGCCCCGCCACGCTCAACGACATCGCCGTCAGTTCCCTCCGCCGCGATTATGTCCTCCGGGGCCTCGCCGAGGACGACCTCGACGCGAATCCGTTCCGCCAGTTCGCCCGCTGGTTCCAGGACGCCATCGACGCGAAGATCCAGGAGCCGAACGCCATGATCGTCTCGACCGTCTCCCCCGAGGGGCAGCCCCGGGGCCGGATCATGCTCCTGAAGGAATTCAACGAGCAGGGCTTCGTCTTCTTCACGAATTACCAGAGCGAGAAGGCCCGCCACCTGACGGCCAACCCCCGGGCGGGGCTCACCTTCAGCTGGCTCGACCTGGAGCGGCAGATCACCATCGAGGGCCGCGCGGAGAAGATCAGCCGCCCGGAGACCACCGCCTACTTCGAGAGCCGCCCCCTCGGCAGCCGGATCGGGGCGTGGGTCTCGAACCAGAGCGAGGTGATCCCGAGCCGGGAGGCGATCAACAACAAGCTGGCCGAGGTGAAGGCCCGCTTCGCCACCGGGGAAGTCCCCGTCCCCGACCACTGGGGCGGCTACCGCCTCGCCCCGGTCAGCATCGAGTTCTGGCAGGGGAGGACGAACCGGCTCCACGACCGCCTCCGCTACCGCCGCGATTCCCTCGGGAAGCCGTGGAAGGTCGAGCGGCTCGCCCCTTAA
- the deoC gene encoding deoxyribose-phosphate aldolase, producing MKTENLNELIDHTLLASTATRHQITHLCDEAREYGFFSVCVNPYWIADCRKLLAGSAVKVCTVVGFPLGATLSLAKFAEARAAIEAGADELDMVINIGAAKEGHWDFIEHEIHEIASIAGAAPGHGRLVKVILETAALTPEEIVLGAKRAEAAGAQYVKTSTGFGPGGATVEAVAAMRGAVGCHIGVKASGGIKTRVQAEALIAAGATRIGSSASVALVTG from the coding sequence ATGAAAACCGAAAACCTGAACGAACTGATCGACCACACGCTCCTCGCCTCGACGGCGACGCGCCACCAGATCACCCACCTCTGCGACGAGGCCCGGGAATACGGCTTCTTCTCGGTCTGCGTGAATCCCTACTGGATCGCCGACTGCCGGAAGCTCCTCGCCGGGTCGGCGGTGAAGGTCTGCACGGTCGTCGGGTTCCCCCTCGGCGCGACGCTCAGCCTCGCGAAGTTCGCCGAGGCCCGCGCGGCGATCGAGGCCGGGGCCGACGAGCTCGACATGGTCATCAACATCGGCGCGGCGAAGGAAGGCCATTGGGACTTCATCGAGCACGAGATCCACGAGATCGCCTCGATCGCCGGCGCGGCCCCCGGCCATGGCCGCCTCGTGAAGGTGATCCTCGAGACGGCGGCGTTGACGCCCGAGGAGATCGTCCTCGGCGCGAAGCGGGCCGAGGCGGCGGGGGCGCAGTACGTGAAGACCTCGACCGGCTTCGGTCCGGGCGGCGCGACGGTCGAGGCTGTCGCCGCAATGCGTGGGGCCGTCGGCTGCCACATCGGTGTCAAGGCGAGCGGCGGGATCAAGACCCGCGTCCAGGCCGAGGCGCTGATCGCCGCCGGGGCGACCCGCATCGGCTCCTCCGCGAGCGTTGCGCTGGTGACAGGGTAG
- a CDS encoding RsmE family RNA methyltransferase → MDRYYCPDLEAGHLDEAESHHCGRVMRHVAGDFVTAFDGRGEEWKVKLTEEKGKLWHFKKLTSSKSPAPAAKIVLAQAVPKNRAMDLILQKATELGVAEIAPLQSDRVVSRAGDAEAAQEKVSKWQDAVTEAAKQSGQNWLPAIAPLRKPRDFFAEVQKAPLKLIASLQPEARPLKETLREALAASSGKAPHTVVIMIGPEGDFTPAEIGEARANGFLPVSLGNLVLRSETAALYSLGILKYELE, encoded by the coding sequence ATGGACCGCTATTATTGCCCCGACCTGGAAGCCGGACACCTCGACGAAGCCGAGTCCCACCACTGCGGTCGCGTGATGCGCCACGTGGCCGGCGATTTCGTCACCGCCTTCGACGGGCGGGGCGAGGAATGGAAGGTGAAGCTGACCGAGGAAAAGGGGAAGCTCTGGCACTTCAAGAAGCTGACCTCCTCGAAGAGCCCCGCCCCCGCCGCGAAGATCGTCCTCGCCCAGGCGGTGCCGAAGAACCGGGCGATGGACCTCATCCTCCAGAAGGCGACCGAGCTCGGCGTCGCCGAGATCGCCCCGCTCCAGTCGGACCGCGTCGTCTCCCGCGCCGGGGACGCCGAGGCGGCGCAGGAGAAGGTCTCCAAATGGCAGGACGCGGTGACCGAGGCGGCGAAGCAGAGCGGCCAGAACTGGCTCCCCGCCATCGCCCCGCTGCGGAAGCCCCGCGATTTCTTCGCCGAGGTGCAGAAGGCCCCGCTGAAGCTGATCGCCTCGCTCCAGCCCGAGGCCCGTCCGCTGAAGGAAACGCTCCGCGAGGCCCTCGCCGCCTCCTCCGGCAAGGCTCCCCACACCGTCGTGATCATGATCGGGCCGGAAGGCGATTTCACCCCCGCCGAGATCGGCGAGGCCCGGGCGAACGGTTTCCTCCCGGTCTCCCTCGGCAATCTGGTCCTCCGCTCCGAGACCGCCGCGCTCTACAGCCTCGGCATCCTGAAGTACGAGCTGGAGTAG
- a CDS encoding sodium:solute symporter yields MNPVSLSVFVAFFLLVTVLGFVASRWQKADLTQFHEWGLGGKRFGVWITWFLLGGDLYTAYTVIAVPALVYSVGAYGFFAVPYTILIYPFAFLVMARLWTVCHEGGHMTAADLILGHYKSRPLECAVALTGIVATMPYIALQLVGMQSVFAALGLGTGHIPLFIAFVVLALYTYSSGLRAPAMIAFVKDIMIYVVVFAAVAIIPAKLGGYGAIFDAADAHFKAGAASAKTGLLLHPAQFLPYATVALGSALALFMYPHTMTGVLSATSARTIRKNMMLLPAYSVVLGLIALMGYMAISAGITVTPETKNDIVPLLFKQMFPAWFVGFAFAAIAIGALVPAAIMSIGTANLFTRNIWKPFIHPGMDSQEEGRIAKLASTVVKAGALLVILLMPTQYAIDFQLLGGVCMLQILPAVLFALYSKGKFRMNGAALFVGWLVGIVVGISLAYSVGLKPIYSFHIGGGTYGAYIGIVALAANFIVSFAGSALAGKRAS; encoded by the coding sequence ATGAATCCCGTCTCCCTCTCGGTCTTCGTCGCCTTCTTCCTCCTCGTCACCGTCCTCGGCTTCGTCGCCTCCCGCTGGCAGAAAGCCGATCTCACCCAGTTCCATGAATGGGGCCTCGGCGGGAAGCGATTCGGCGTCTGGATCACCTGGTTCCTCCTCGGCGGCGACCTCTACACCGCCTACACCGTCATCGCCGTCCCGGCGCTCGTCTATTCGGTCGGCGCGTACGGGTTCTTCGCGGTGCCCTACACGATCCTCATCTATCCCTTCGCCTTCCTCGTCATGGCCCGGCTCTGGACCGTCTGCCACGAGGGCGGCCACATGACGGCGGCCGACCTGATCCTCGGCCATTACAAATCGCGCCCGCTCGAATGCGCCGTCGCCCTCACCGGGATCGTGGCGACGATGCCCTACATTGCCCTCCAGCTCGTCGGCATGCAGTCGGTCTTCGCCGCCCTCGGCCTCGGGACCGGCCATATCCCGCTCTTCATCGCCTTCGTCGTCCTCGCCCTCTACACCTACAGCAGCGGCCTCCGCGCCCCGGCGATGATCGCCTTCGTGAAGGACATCATGATCTATGTCGTCGTCTTCGCGGCGGTGGCGATCATCCCGGCGAAGCTCGGCGGGTACGGCGCGATTTTCGACGCCGCCGACGCCCACTTCAAGGCGGGTGCGGCCAGCGCGAAGACCGGCCTCCTCCTCCATCCCGCCCAGTTCCTTCCCTACGCCACCGTCGCCCTCGGCTCGGCCCTCGCCCTCTTCATGTATCCCCACACGATGACGGGCGTCCTGAGCGCGACGAGCGCCCGGACGATCCGCAAGAACATGATGCTCCTCCCCGCCTACTCGGTCGTCCTCGGCCTCATCGCCCTCATGGGGTACATGGCGATCTCGGCGGGGATCACGGTGACGCCCGAGACGAAGAACGACATCGTCCCGCTCCTCTTCAAGCAGATGTTCCCGGCCTGGTTCGTCGGCTTCGCCTTCGCCGCCATCGCCATCGGCGCCCTCGTCCCCGCGGCGATCATGTCGATCGGCACCGCCAATCTCTTCACCCGGAACATCTGGAAGCCCTTCATCCATCCCGGCATGGACTCGCAGGAGGAGGGGCGGATCGCGAAGCTCGCCTCGACCGTCGTGAAGGCCGGGGCCCTCCTCGTGATCCTGCTCATGCCGACCCAGTATGCGATCGACTTCCAGCTCCTCGGCGGCGTCTGCATGCTCCAGATCCTCCCCGCCGTCCTCTTCGCGCTCTATTCCAAGGGGAAGTTCCGGATGAACGGCGCGGCGCTCTTCGTCGGCTGGCTCGTCGGCATCGTCGTCGGCATCTCGCTGGCCTACTCCGTCGGGCTGAAGCCGATCTATTCCTTCCACATCGGCGGCGGCACCTACGGGGCCTATATCGGTATCGTCGCCTTGGCGGCGAACTTCATCGTCAGCTTTGCCGGATCGGCGTTGGCGGGGAAGAGGGCGAGCTAG
- the rfbB gene encoding dTDP-glucose 4,6-dehydratase: MSLKNAPRRLLVTGGCGFIGSNFVRERLAATGSGADTDLLVNLDLLTYAGNRANLADLEGDPRLQFVQGDIGDRALVADLLACHRIDAVVHFAAESHVDRSIDGPEAFVLTNAVGTFRLLESARAYWNGLAPEAKAAFRFFHVSTDEVFGSLEPEDPPFRETTPYAPNSPYAASKAASDHFVRAAFHTFGLPTLVSHCTNNYGPYQFPEKLIPLMILNALDGKPLPVYGDGTNVRDWLHVADHCRAIDLILSTGAPGEVYNVGGLNEVKNLDLVRRLAATLDTLRPRADGKPYADQITFVKDRPGHDRRYAIDCAKIKAALGWTPQETFETGLEKTIAWYLENRPWADAITETRYARERLGGVSV; the protein is encoded by the coding sequence ATGTCTTTGAAGAATGCGCCTCGCCGCCTGCTGGTCACCGGCGGATGCGGCTTCATCGGTTCCAACTTCGTCCGGGAACGGCTCGCCGCAACCGGTTCCGGTGCCGACACCGACCTCCTGGTCAACCTTGACCTCCTCACCTATGCCGGGAACCGGGCGAACCTCGCCGACCTGGAGGGCGATCCCCGGCTCCAGTTCGTCCAGGGGGACATCGGGGACCGCGCCCTCGTCGCCGATCTCCTCGCCTGCCATCGGATCGACGCCGTCGTCCACTTCGCCGCGGAGTCCCACGTCGACCGCTCCATCGACGGCCCCGAGGCCTTCGTCCTCACCAACGCCGTCGGCACCTTCCGCCTCCTCGAATCGGCCCGGGCCTACTGGAACGGCCTTGCCCCCGAGGCGAAGGCGGCCTTCCGCTTCTTCCATGTCTCGACCGACGAGGTCTTCGGCTCCCTCGAGCCCGAGGATCCGCCCTTCCGCGAGACGACGCCCTACGCGCCGAACAGCCCCTACGCCGCCTCGAAGGCCGCCTCGGACCACTTCGTCCGCGCCGCCTTCCACACCTTCGGCCTGCCGACCCTCGTCTCCCACTGCACGAACAACTACGGCCCCTACCAGTTCCCCGAGAAGCTGATCCCCCTCATGATCCTCAACGCCCTCGACGGGAAGCCCCTCCCGGTCTACGGCGACGGGACGAACGTCCGGGACTGGCTCCACGTCGCCGACCATTGCCGCGCCATCGACCTCATCCTCTCGACCGGCGCGCCCGGCGAGGTCTACAACGTCGGCGGCCTGAACGAGGTGAAGAACCTCGACCTCGTCCGCCGCCTCGCCGCCACGCTCGACACCCTCCGTCCCCGGGCCGACGGGAAGCCCTACGCCGACCAGATCACCTTCGTGAAGGACCGCCCCGGCCACGACCGCCGCTACGCCATCGACTGCGCGAAGATCAAGGCCGCCCTCGGGTGGACGCCGCAGGAGACCTTCGAGACCGGCCTCGAAAAGACGATCGCCTGGTACCTCGAGAACCGCCCCTGGGCCGACGCCATCACCGAGACCCGCTACGCGCGGGAACGGCTCGGCGGCGTTTCGGTTTAG
- the rfbA gene encoding glucose-1-phosphate thymidylyltransferase RfbA has translation MSAPLAAAPARRGIILAGGSGSRLFPLTLPFSKQLMPVYDKPMIYYPLSVLMLAGIREILVITTPHDRPLFERLLGDGSSYGIALSYATQDEPRGLADAYRIGADFVGTNPSCLILGDNLFYGAYLTDMLVNVSARTAGATIFGYHVVDPRSYGVVEIDGTGTKALSLEEKPEKPRSNLAIPGLYFYDGNAPAYAREITPSPRGEIEITDLNRRYLAEGTLHVEVLSRGTAWLDTGTHENLIEAADYIRAVQNRQGLKVACLEEIGLFRGWIDRETIAKNAKAYGKSSYGEYLRMIAAEGVR, from the coding sequence ATGAGCGCCCCCCTCGCCGCCGCCCCCGCCCGCCGGGGCATCATCCTCGCCGGGGGTTCCGGCTCCCGGCTCTTCCCCCTCACGCTGCCGTTCTCGAAGCAGCTGATGCCGGTCTACGACAAGCCGATGATCTACTATCCCCTCTCGGTCCTCATGCTGGCCGGGATCCGGGAGATCCTCGTCATCACCACGCCGCACGACCGGCCCCTCTTCGAGCGGCTCCTCGGGGATGGCTCCTCCTACGGCATCGCGCTGAGCTACGCCACCCAGGACGAGCCCCGGGGCCTGGCCGACGCCTACCGGATCGGGGCCGACTTCGTCGGGACGAATCCCTCCTGCCTCATCCTCGGGGACAACCTCTTCTACGGCGCCTACCTCACCGACATGCTCGTCAACGTCTCGGCCCGGACGGCCGGGGCGACGATCTTCGGCTACCACGTCGTCGACCCCCGTTCCTACGGCGTCGTCGAGATCGACGGCACCGGGACGAAGGCGCTCTCCCTGGAGGAAAAGCCGGAGAAGCCCCGCTCCAACCTCGCCATCCCGGGCCTCTATTTCTACGACGGAAACGCCCCCGCCTACGCGCGGGAGATCACCCCCTCGCCGCGCGGGGAAATCGAGATCACCGACCTCAACCGCCGCTACCTCGCCGAGGGGACGCTCCACGTCGAAGTCCTGAGCCGCGGCACCGCCTGGCTCGACACGGGGACCCACGAGAACCTCATCGAGGCGGCCGACTACATCCGGGCCGTGCAGAACCGGCAGGGCCTGAAGGTCGCCTGTCTCGAGGAGATCGGCCTCTTCCGGGGCTGGATCGACCGGGAGACGATCGCGAAGAACGCGAAGGCGTACGGCAAGTCGTCCTACGGGGAATACCTGCGGATGATCGCGGCGGAAGGCGTGCGCTAA